The sequence AGCCGGTCCCGCCGGTCGGCGGCACGACGATCTGGTTGCAAGCCGCGGCCAGCAGGTAGCCGCCAGAGTAGGCGCCGAAGTTCACCACTGCGGTGGTCCGCTTGATCGAGCGGCTGGCGAAAATATCCTCGGCGCATTCGAAGCAGCCGACGGCCGAGCCGCCCGGCGTGTCGATGTCGAGCACGATCTCCTCGACCGCGGGGTCGGCCAGCGCCTGCTGGTGCGCGGCGCGGATCTGCTCGTAGCTGGTCATCGTCTCGCAGACGTTGAGGTTGCCGTTCCGGCTGACCAGCAGGCCGTGCACCGGAATGACCTGAACGCCGGTCTGCTCTACCGCGCGCTGGCGGGATTCGGCCTGCTGCGCGAGCCGGTCATCGGCGCCGCCGTGATCCTCGAACGCCATGCGCGGCGCGGCGCCGGACCCCACGCTGACGTTGACGATGTTGAGGTTCAGGTGGCTGTTCGCCCAATGGACCGCGAGGTCCATCATGTCGGCGGTCACCAGTTGCGGCTGGTTGAACAGCAGGCTCGCCAGGTGAAGGTAGGGTCTCATTGAACGCAGTCCTCGATTTCCTTGACCATGCGATCGGTCGGTTTGTCGGATGGCCGCACCGGCTTGCCGTTGGCGTCCACCATGTTGAGCGGCTGCAGGTAGGTGTCGCCGCCGGCGACCGGCGGCAGGTTCTCCAGCCGACGGATGTCGTTGACCGACAGCCACCCCCACTGCCGGCCGAGCGCATAGGCCTCGAAGCGGCTTTTCTGATCACCGCGTAGCAAGCCGCCGACGTTGAACTCGACGTAGTAGTCGGCGCGCTCGCCGGCCGACAGCAGATCGCGGTTCATCGCCTGCTCGTGGCGCTTGAGCCAGGGCAGCAGCGTGTAGATCACGTACTGGATGCCCTGGTGCTCGATGTTGCTGAACGTCGCGCGATCGAGGTCGCCGATCATGTGCGGCGGCACCTTGTACATGCGCGCGATGTCGGTGACGCTGAACTTGCGGCTGAGGATCAGTTGCGCGTCCTCGTTGCTCATGGACAGCTGGCGGTAGCTCATGCCCTCCTGCAGCAACGCGACCTTCGCGGTGTTCCCCTGCCCGGCGTAGCGGGACTGCCAGTCCTTCAGCAGCTGGTCGACGACGGCCTGGTCCTTGATCGCCCCGGCCTCCTTCGAGCGTTCGATCACGCCAGAAAGATTGGTGCCGTTGGCGAACACGCTCGAAGCGTGCCCTTCGGTCGCCAGCGCCAGGCCCAGCGCGTCGCGGTGCAGGCCGATCGGCGAGATGCCGGTGTAGCCGTTGAGCGAAAACCAGGTGACGTGGTGCACCATGCGCTGCGGTACCAGGCCTTCTCCGGGTACGAGCTCGTAGTAGGGCAGTCGGTCGGGTCCGACGTAGACCGTCACGCGATCCGACTGGCAGGGATAGAGCGCTGTCGGCGTGCCGTCCGGACTACGCTCGATCAGGCTGATCGCGTTGCCGCGCAGACCGAGCTGACCCTGCGCCATCTCGCGAAACTGGAAGGCCGTCTGCCACGGGTTCGGCGCGTTGCGCACCAGATCGTAGACCGGGTGATCGGTCGCCTTGCGGCGGCCGTCCACGCCCTCGCGCCGGTACAGCTCGCACGGAAGTTGGGCGACCGATTCGGCCAGCAGGGTGACGCAGGACTGCACCGCAGTAA is a genomic window of Chitinimonas koreensis containing:
- a CDS encoding S49 family peptidase; translated protein: MRPYLHLASLLFNQPQLVTADMMDLAVHWANSHLNLNIVNVSVGSGAAPRMAFEDHGGADDRLAQQAESRQRAVEQTGVQVIPVHGLLVSRNGNLNVCETMTSYEQIRAAHQQALADPAVEEIVLDIDTPGGSAVGCFECAEDIFASRSIKRTTAVVNFGAYSGGYLLAAACNQIVVPPTGGTGSVGVVAKHIDISEALAQTGRKVTTIYAGAHKNDLTPTEPLSDQSRAVLEAVVQDSYRMFVDAVARYRAMTTEAVRATEAALYRGEQGVAVGFADRVETPHAALAGLVADVAGRRAASRPSRRIGMQAAAIAMQCS
- a CDS encoding phage portal protein, yielding MFAAGGAPRPAGGGGWVSSLVGGGGRSASGTFVTPESALALTAVQSCVTLLAESVAQLPCELYRREGVDGRRKATDHPVYDLVRNAPNPWQTAFQFREMAQGQLGLRGNAISLIERSPDGTPTALYPCQSDRVTVYVGPDRLPYYELVPGEGLVPQRMVHHVTWFSLNGYTGISPIGLHRDALGLALATEGHASSVFANGTNLSGVIERSKEAGAIKDQAVVDQLLKDWQSRYAGQGNTAKVALLQEGMSYRQLSMSNEDAQLILSRKFSVTDIARMYKVPPHMIGDLDRATFSNIEHQGIQYVIYTLLPWLKRHEQAMNRDLLSAGERADYYVEFNVGGLLRGDQKSRFEAYALGRQWGWLSVNDIRRLENLPPVAGGDTYLQPLNMVDANGKPVRPSDKPTDRMVKEIEDCVQ